The Achromobacter deleyi genome has a window encoding:
- the phrB gene encoding deoxyribodipyrimidine photo-lyase: MNTLLWLRTDLRMHDNAALAAAAEAGAVTALFLAAPGQWRLHGDAPAKVDFWLRNLRELSRDLAQAGIPLKLLTVHDWSEAPAAMTRFCQEHAIGQVHANAEWAVNERRRDAAVAASLQAIGVDWTLHHGASLLRPGTVLTGKGECYRVYTPYARTCRERLRTAPIRAIPAPRAQTPPPWAADPLPATFDGFDAPGDAVRALWPAGESAASDRLAAFADGAIDAYKDERDFPSLPGTSCLSPYLAAGVLSPGQALRAALAANHGELDSGSAGAATWINELLWREFYQHLLAAYPSLSMHRPMKPETAAVPWRDSPADLLAWQQGKTGIPIVDAAMRQLLALGWMHNRLRMVTAMFLSKNLLIDWRRGEAWFMAQLVDGDLAANNGGWQWSASTGADAVPYFRVFNPLSQSRKFDPRGVFLREWLPELAHLDDQAIHDPSPMERAAAGYPLPIVDLAQSRLRALEAFGNLPAA; encoded by the coding sequence ATGAATACGCTGCTCTGGCTGCGCACCGACCTGCGCATGCATGACAACGCCGCCTTGGCCGCGGCCGCCGAAGCCGGCGCGGTCACCGCGCTCTTTCTGGCGGCCCCGGGGCAATGGCGCCTGCATGGCGATGCGCCCGCCAAGGTGGATTTCTGGCTGCGCAACCTGCGCGAGCTATCGCGGGACCTGGCCCAGGCCGGCATCCCCCTCAAGCTGCTGACCGTGCACGACTGGAGCGAAGCGCCCGCCGCCATGACCCGTTTCTGCCAGGAGCACGCGATCGGGCAGGTTCACGCCAACGCCGAATGGGCCGTCAACGAACGCCGCCGCGACGCCGCCGTCGCGGCCAGCCTGCAAGCCATCGGCGTGGACTGGACCTTGCACCATGGCGCGTCGCTGCTGCGTCCGGGCACCGTGCTCACGGGCAAGGGCGAATGCTATCGCGTCTATACGCCCTATGCCCGCACCTGCCGCGAGCGCCTGCGCACCGCGCCGATCCGGGCAATACCCGCGCCGCGCGCGCAAACGCCGCCCCCGTGGGCGGCCGATCCGCTGCCTGCAACCTTTGACGGATTCGACGCGCCCGGCGACGCCGTGCGCGCGCTCTGGCCCGCCGGCGAGTCCGCGGCCAGCGACCGTCTGGCCGCTTTCGCCGACGGCGCCATCGACGCCTACAAGGACGAACGCGACTTCCCTTCCCTGCCCGGGACCAGTTGCCTGTCGCCCTACCTGGCCGCCGGCGTGCTGTCGCCGGGCCAGGCGCTGCGCGCCGCGCTGGCCGCCAATCACGGCGAGCTGGACAGCGGCAGCGCGGGCGCCGCCACGTGGATCAACGAACTGCTGTGGCGCGAGTTCTACCAGCACCTGCTGGCCGCCTACCCGTCCTTGTCCATGCACCGGCCCATGAAGCCGGAAACCGCCGCCGTGCCCTGGCGCGACTCGCCCGCCGACCTGCTCGCCTGGCAGCAGGGCAAGACCGGCATTCCCATCGTCGACGCAGCCATGCGCCAGCTGCTGGCGCTGGGCTGGATGCACAACCGGCTGCGCATGGTGACCGCCATGTTCCTGTCCAAGAATCTGCTGATCGACTGGCGGCGGGGCGAAGCCTGGTTCATGGCGCAGCTGGTGGACGGCGACCTGGCCGCCAACAACGGCGGCTGGCAATGGAGCGCCTCCACCGGCGCCGACGCGGTTCCGTATTTCCGCGTCTTCAACCCGCTGTCGCAATCGCGCAAGTTCGATCCGCGCGGCGTCTTCCTGCGCGAATGGCTGCCGGAACTGGCGCACCTGGACGATCAGGCGATCCACGACCCGAGCCCCATGGAGCGCGCGGCCGCCGGTTATCCCCTACCGATCGTGGACCTGGCGCAAAGCCGGCTGCGCGCATTGGAGGCGTTCGGCAACCTGCCCGCCGCGTAG